Genomic segment of Pirellulales bacterium:
GTTTTCGAGCAGGAAATCTTCCTCGGTCATGGCCTTTACACCAGGCCCACGCAGTTCCCAGGCCAGACCGTCAGCGTCGGTCAGCAGCGGCTCGTAGTTCGTGGCCAGCCACCAACGCGGCATGGCCGAGCCCTTCAAGCCCGGCTTCACCATGTGCAAATAGCTGGGCAGGCCGTTGATCGGCGGCGGATCGAAGTTCATCGCCAGCCGCTTCATGCGATAATCGGCGGCTACCAGCACGCGGGCGAAATGGCTCGTCGCCGGCACGCCGGTGAGCGTGATCGTTTGTGGGCCGAGCTCTTGTTCGATGCCACGCAGCGTAGCTTGCGGATCGGCGCCGATCGTTTGCTGATACTTCATCGCCTCTTGATAGCGGCGCAAACCTTCGGCCGTGGGATCGATCGAGCACGAAATGCCTCCCTGCGCGGCCTGCATGGCCGAACGGAGCGCGACCAAGAGATCATCGAGCAACAGCACGGCACGGCCTGTGTTGGCGCCGACGATCTCGCCCGACTCGCCAACCTTCCACCCTTCGCCAAAGCCGGCCAGCACGATGTCGTTCTGCTCGGGATAGACGAAGACGTAACGCAGCCGCTGCAAGCCGGCCAGGTATTTCACATCATCCGGCAAGTCGCGATTCTTGAGCCGGTAATCGTCGATCGTGGCCATCAGCCCACGCAAAGAGATCTTCCGCAGCTCGGTCGGCTGCGCCAGATCGCCCGGCACCGCAGCCAACGCTTTGACGCGCACGTCGCGCAGCTTGTGAAGATTGTCTTGCTGCGCATTGGCCAATACGCCATCAGCATTGATCGAAATACCACCCACCGCCCCGGCAAAGAACCCGGTGCTGGTGAGCCCCTGTTGAGCGAAGCTCGCACTGGACCACAACGCGCAGTCGAGCGCGAGAATGGTCGCGAACAGCGCTGCGGAACGTCCAAGGGCGACCGCAATCCGCTTGCACATGGCTCTTCTCATCACACCTGTTCCCCGTTTCCAAATTTATGCGCCGACCCCAAGCGCCGCGCTACTGTGGCCGCGGCAACCGGCCATATCGCATTCGCACTGTCAGCGACCAGGAGAGGCCGCGAAATCCCCATAAATAAGAGTAATCACAACCAGTTAGCGTAAGCAATAACCTGGGCGCAATACGGCATTTGGCCCAATTTTTTCGATTTTCACGGGAAATGCCGCCTGCTGAAACCGCCGGGAGCTGGAAGTCTGCCAATTTCCCGTCCGCCGAGAGGGGTGGCGCTGTGGCCGGAACTGCTATTCGGACGCCGAGACCACGAACGGACGGGCGACAGTCTCGGTCTCGATCCGTTCGCGGATCGGGCCGAAAGTGTCGACGTCGAAGGCACGGCCCACGGCGTTGCCGGCCAGATCCTCGAGCGTCGTCTCAATGACCAGCCGGTATTCACCCGCCGGCCAGGGCACGTCCGGCGTGAACCGCCAGTGCGTTTCGCCGTCCGGGACGTCGATCTGGCCCGCGATCGGTTCGTCCGTCGCGCTGGTCACGTGCAAGACGCGTAGCAGCAACGCGTGGTCGAGCGGTTCGGGAAATTCGACGCGCAGCGGATCGCGTGTGCCGGCCGCGGGCGAGGCAATCTGCCACGCCGTGATATCGATTGGCGTTTCGTCGGCGGCGCCGGCGTGAAATGATTTACGCAATCCCGAGCGCAGCGGACGGCCATGCGCATCAGGCCAGTCCGCATCAATGACCAGCGTGTAATCGTGCCCTGCTTCGAGCACGGGCCCCAATTCCTCGCGCGGCACCAGGCCCCGCTTCACGCGCCCCGGGTCCAACAAGAGCGTAAAACGTTGCATGTCCCGGTCCCACAGCTCTTCGCCGAGTTCCAGAAACACAGCCGGCATATCGCGTCCCTCGGCATCAACCAGATGAATGTGTCGGTACGCTTCGCCACGGCTCATCGGCGCCGAGAAGTGCAGGTAGAACTTCAATTGATTTTCAGGGAGTTGATCCGCGGTCGGATAGATATGCGCGATCTCGGCAGTGGGCGCGATGACCGGCGCGGTTGAAAACTGCAACGTGACGGGTTCTGCAAAATTGCGTGTGCTACTCAATTGCGGGCGATTGAGTAGCACACGATAATCGAGCCCGGCGCCGAACGGATAACGCGGCGTGAAGCGCAACGCCTGGTCGACAACCGTGGTTGCGCCGGTGATCGGCGGCAGATCGTCGTTTGCCTGCGCACCGACGAAGACTTGCAAGACCGTGGCACGCTGCGCTTCGTCGAGTGCGGCGAACGCCTGCAGCTCGTTCGCCGCAAGGCCGACCAGATCAACGCTGGTGGCGGGGTCACTCCCTATTTGATTGAGCGTTAGCCGCAAGTCGGCGGGTGCATCGCTTGACGCCGCACCGGCCGACGTTTTGGTGCCCGGCGAATCGCACCCGCCCAGGCAACACAGCATTGCAACAGCGCCGATCACTAGCGACGCCGGGTGATAGTGATCGCGCCAGGCAGAAAAAAGAACCGTCAACATTTGCGATCGAATGCCGAGCAAGTCGGAGCGCCCCCGTGTTTCGCACGCTCATAGCACGTGCCGCAGGGAATCGTCTGCTACGTGGTAAAAATCTCCTGCGCTCGCCGAACATCGCGGCGAGCGCAGGAGCCGAAATCGTTATGGCACGTTTACGGAAGCTCGATGGCTCGCAGGGCGAGCGATCCGCCGTCGTTGCGCACCAGCAGCACGGCGTGCCCTTTGTCGAGGCGATCGAGTTGATCGACTTTCTTGAACTCTTCGATCGTCGAATACGGCAGACCGGCCACATCGGGAATGCGCTCGGTAATGCCTTCGGACTTGTCGATGTTCGCCAGGTCGACCTTAATCAGGCCACGGGCACTATTGGACATCAGAATCCAGTCCCGGCCATCCTTGTTGTAGACGACCATGTCGAGCGGCCGGTTGTGATTCCCTAACTCGGCGACCGTGGTTCCTTTGACCTTCGAGCCGGGCTTCAGTTCGGCGACCGGAAATTTCACGAGCGGCGTGCAGGTGTAAGCAGCCAGCACGTTCGGCTGCCCAGCAACGTCGAACACGGCAAACGTGCGAACGGGGGCCTTGGTTTCGAAACGGCCGTGCGAGCCGTGATAGATTTCTACGCTCGCTCCCTTATCGACTGTGCCGAACGGGAACGGAATCATTCGCAACTGCGAGGCGAATTCCTCGTTCGACAGACCAGCCACGAGCACCTGCCCGCCGGTGAACTGTAGATCGGTCGTCACGTCCTGACGTCCCTTGTCTTGCGGAGCATTGGGAATCGCGGCGGACGAATACGTAACGTCGGTCAGCGGGAACTCGGTGATCTTGCCCGCCGAGTCGATGCGAATGATCGCCGGCTTGGCATCGGGCCCACGCCCGCGCGAGACGGTGAGAAAGCTGCTGCCGGTTTCGGGATTCACGGCCAAATCGTTGATCAAGATTTCGGCCGTCGCGATGCCCAACAGGGCCGCGATCTTTTCATCGACCTTATCGACGATGACCGGCTGGCCGGCCGTTCCGCTCGAAGTATCACCGGTGGCGATGGCATAGATCATCGCCCCCAGCGTGTCACCGACCAGCAGAACCCCCTCGGGAGCGAAGGTGGCGGGCCCAGCCGATTTCAAATCGGGCGTTCCTTTTTTCATGCCCGAGGTCAGGCTGGCGGCCGCCGCCGGAGCGCATAGCACCGTGGCCAGCAATCCGGCAATCAGCAAATGAAATCGCGTCGACATGGCGATGCTCCTCGTTGGGTGGCGAGCGTTCCCGAACAAAGACGCTCTCGTAAGTATCGAGATGCGGGAAAGCAGAACATGGCGGCTCGACTCTCGGTCAGCCGCAGTCGGTGAATGTAGCTGCTCGTAGCCAGCCGGTCCACAAAGCGCAAGTCCGACGACTTACTTTGGGGGGAGAGGAATCTGCGTGAGCTTCTGGCGCGTAGATGACGGGAAAGAAAGTTACCGCCCGCAGTTCGCGATTCATTCAAACCGCGCTGGATCGATCTTCGCATTCACGATCCAGTTGCTGACTTTGTAATGCTCCTTGACGGAGAGGAATTCCTGTCCCGCCCGGGTCACGACATAGTTCGATATGTCGACCATCTCGGGCAGCCAGACGCCGGGAAAATGCTCGGAAAATTGCCGGGCGTCGGCCTGGTAGTGCAAAGCCCACGGACCGTCTTCGCCGTACCGCATAAACGTTTGCCGGCGCACCACCGTGCCTCGTTCGTGATCGATCCAGAACCGAAGCTGTGAAGCGTATTTTGGCTTAACAATTGGTTGCACTTCCAAGACGGCAACCGGGCGATCCTCCCACACATCGCTACTAACAACGTTCGCCTTACCGTCCACGAGCAGCTTGCTGATCGGCGTGCCGAGATGTTGGGTGGTGATGTCGAAAGGGGATGAAGTCGCGCCTCGTAGCGTCTCCGTAACACCTCGCTGAACACTCGGCGGACTATCGTCAGAGCGCGAACTGGTGATTCGATATCGGCCACTCGTTCCGTCGAATACAGAATTGTATATCCATTCGCGGACAATCCTTTCCCCGTCGACGCGCACGTTCGTTATCTGAAAGTGGGCTTCCGTTCTCCCCTGCCCGCTGCTTGTCATCTCCCATGTGACTTCGCCTCGTCGGGTCATCGAGACAGCGTCATCCTCGATCATATTCCCCCGTGGAAGCTCTGTGCCCGGCTTCACGTAGTTAAATGCATCGATGCACAGATACGTGGCCTGCAGGCTTTCCAGTGCCTTCTCATTCGATGCGAGGCGCCGGACAATTTCGTCGACCGAGGGTGAACTCGCCGGTGCTTCATTGGCAAGCGCCGCAAAGCTCGTCAGCCCCGCGACGGCGAAGAGGAGTAGTCCAAAGGCGTCGGTCATCGTGACCTCGGGCAATCCCTGCGATAGAGCCTACAACTCGCGAATTCGAATATTGCGCCACCGCACCTCGAGCGGCTCGCTGCGATCGCCGACGCCGTGAACCTGCAGGGCGATAAAGCCACTCTTGGTCATGTCGTCTTTCAAATCCGCGGCCGGAACGTCGTTCAGCCAAGTGCGGAGCGAATCTCCCTGGCAGACCACGCGCACCTTGTTCCACTCGTTTTGCCGGAACGCCTTTTGGGCGGGCTCGTTTTTCTTCAAGTCGTTCAACCAGCCGCGCCGACCTTCGTCGTAGATGCCGCAACTCCAGGCCCGGTCCGAGGGATCGATTTCGACCTGGTAGCCATGCACGCGGCCGGCGGGAATGCGAATCGTCTTATCCGCGGTCTTCAACTCCGTCGGTTGGTCGAAACATTGGCTGCGGATCTGGATGCCCGAGTTCAGCGTCGGGTCGACCTTGTATTCGAGCTCCAGTTCGAAGTCGCCGTAATCACGGTCCGTGCAGAGGAACGAATTGCTGGTCTTCGGGACGCTGGTGCCGATGATCTCGCCGTTTTCGGCGCGATACAGCGCCTTGCCGCCGCGTTGAATCCAGCCGTCGAGGGTGCTGTCGTGAACCAGTGGCTTCCAATCCGATTCGGCCGCGCGGGCCGTGAATGCTATCAAGGTCACGACGGTGAAAGCGAACGTCTGGGCGAGAACTCTCAGGGGCATGAATCGTTCCTCACTTGGGGCATGATCGCGTGCGAATTCTGCGGCAGCAAAAGTCTGGGTAACTGCCACAGCGGTCGAATTATCTCACCGCGACCAGCGCCTCACAAGCAGCGGGGCCGGCCTGAAAACACGTACGATCGCCGTGCAAGACCGCACCGTCCGACTGAGGGCCATGCCCAGTCGGCCAGCCGTAGGCTAGAATTTCACTGACGCGCGGCGGCCCTCAGCGCTCGCGCGATTTCCTCTGCGGCCAGACAGCGCCGCGGATTGCCGCCCGCCAGGACTTCGAGAACACCATGGGTCTATACGACCGAGAGTATATCCGCGACGACCGTCCCGGCTTCTCGCTGAGCGGCGATCGCTCGATGGTCACGAACCTGATCCTGGTGAACGTGGCGGTCTACCTGTTGGATTGGATGAGCGGCGGCGCGCTCGAAGACAAACTCTCGCTGAAAGCCGATCTGTTCCAGCACCCGTGGGATTGTTGGCAATTGCTCACGGCCGGGTTTGTCCACTCGCACAACTTGGCGCATATCTTAGTTAATATGCTCGTGCTCTATTTCTTCGGCCGCGAGGTCGAAGGGATCTACGGGCGGATGGAATTCCTGCGCATCTATTTGGGCCTGATCGTGCTCTCCTCGCTGGCGTGGGTCCTCGTGCATTTCGTCGAAGGGGAAGAGTTCGAGACTATGGTCGGCGCATCGGGCGCCGTGATGGGAATCCTGGTGCTGTACGTGCTGCACTTCCCCAAGCGGATGATTTACATCTGGGGTGTTTTGCCCGTACCGGCCTGGGCGCTGGCGATTCTCTACGTCGGTTCGGATTTCCTGGGCTTCATCGGCCCCCCGCAGCGTGGTGGCCCACGCGTGGCGTATGAAACGCACCTGGCCGGCGCCGCACTGGCGGCAGTGTACTTCTACTCGCACATTAATCTGGGGCGGTTGCTCCCCGGCGGACTGCGTGGTTGGCGACCAAAGCCGCAACTACGCGTGCATGATCCGCGTCTGGATGGGGGCGAGTCACTCGAGGCGCGCGTCGATGCGCTGCTGGACAAGGTCTCGCGACAGGGAATCGACAGCCTGTCAGACAGCGAGCGAAAAATGCTCGAAGACGCCAGCCGGCGCTATCAGCGGCGTCGGTCTTAGCGGTAATTAAACACGCCGGCGCGTGGCGGGATAGCGTTACGTTCCCTCACTCTGCCCTCTCCCGGAGGGACAGGGGTTACTGGGCTCGATGCATCAACCGACGACTATCGCTGCTTGACCCGCACGCGTTGATTGTCGACGCCTTCGGCTACCGTGCTCGGCTTGCCCGACGGGGCCGCGATATAGGCGAACAGGTCGGCGATCTCTTCCAGCGTCAGCGTGTTGAACAGCCCCTCGGGCATGGCCGACTTCTGGCTCGGAACGATCTCGTCGATCTCGTTGCGCGGGATCGTGATCTTTTCACCGTTGGCTTGCAGCACGATCACGGCGCCGACGCCGGCTTCGCCGACGATACCTGTGAACTGCATGCCGCGTTCGGTCTGTACCGTCTTCGAGGCGTACTGATCCGAGATGACATGCGAGGGATGAATCACGGACTCGACGATTTCCTTGCGTTGAAAACGCTGACTGACGGTCGAGAGGTCCGGACCGATGCCTTCACCGCGCGAGCCAAAGCGGTGGCATTTCACGCACTGCGCCCGGTCGAACACTTCCTGTCCGCGCTCGCGGTTGCCGTGCATGCCTTCACCACTGGCGAGGAAGACAACGATTTCGTCGACGGTCCACTTGTTACCGGCAGTTTCCTTGGGCAACGTGGGGGCGGGCAGGTCGGGATGTTTTTCCTGGAACCAATTCTGCCAGGCGGCCATCGTCGCTTCCCATGAACTGTCGCTGGTCAGTTGCTCACCCGTCCATTTGGTGAGCAGCACAGCGGCATCTTTGGCTCCGCTCTCACCCAACCGCAGGCCGCACAAGATCGCCTGGCGAATCTGTTCGGGCTGATCGGGCTTGCGATCGACGGTCGTCAATTGCGCGATCACTTCTCGGCCGATGCCTCCTTCGACGATCGGCAGAGCGCGAACCAGGAACTCCCAGTTCTCGCCCCCCGGCTGTTGGGCCAGCCCGATCGCCAGGTCCTGCCGACGATTCGGCTCGGCGTCGAAGCGTTCGCGTAGATAGCTCATCGCACGGGGCGTACCGCTGCGCGCGAGCACTGCCACGATGCCGATGCGCAGTCTCTGCGCGGACGGCTGCTCGAGCGTTTGCAAACGGCCGTCCAATACGATCAATTGCTCCAGCTTGTCGCTGCCGATATTTTCCGGCAGATTGGCAAGCGCGGTGAGTGCCGCCGTCGGGGCCAGCTCGCCGTGAGCCAGTACTTGCATCTTTTCCTCTTCGCTGAACTTGGCGAAGAAATCGCGCCCGAAGTTATCCAAGTACAGCCCGTAGCTGTGCCCGCCGTTCAGGTCGCGACTGTGCTCATAGAATTCCAAGAGCGCGATCTTCTGATCCGTGCTCCAGCCTGATTCCAGGAACCGTGCGTGCGTCGCGGTGTGGATCTTGTCCGGCATGGGATCCTTGGATTCCAATTCTTCCAGCATCCGGGGAATAATGTCGGATTGTTGCAAATGCACCAGCAGCCGCACCAGCTCGCGATTGATCGTTAAATCGCGCGAGGGATACTCGCGTTCCAGTTGCTTAGCGACCTCGGGCACGTCCTTCACGGTCAGACCGCCGCGATGCATCGCGATCTGCATCAAACGCAACAGGTCGACGAAGTCGGGGTCGCTGACGTAACCTTTCATGAATTCGCCGCAGCGAGCTACCACGACCCGGGCTAGATCGGGATCCGCGTCCACCGCCTCGAGCGCCGCGGCACCGATCAGAAATTCGCGCAGCTTGCGCGAATTCAGCACTACGTCTTGCCATTCGTCACGCGGCGATTGTTGCAGCGCCCGACTGGCGGCGGTGGCGACATAACGATTCGGGCTAACGGCCAGGTCCAGCAGCTTATCTACCGGAGCGCTGCCGCCACTGCGCACAACTGCGTCGCAAGCGTTGCGGGCTACACCGGGATCGGGATCGCTGAGCATCGAGATCAGCGCCCGAGCCGTCTTTTCATCCGGATGCAGGCCCATCAACACGGCAACCTTGGTGCGCACCTCGGGAAACTGGTCGGTCGAAAGTTTGACCAGCAAGTCGCCCGTGGGGAACGGCCCGAGCAATTGCATCAAGTCCAAGGCACGGGTACGGTCGGCCGGCTTATTCTTCGGATTGCTGGCAATGCCGATCAACTCCTTATCCCATTTGGGACCGAGCTTTTGCTGAATTGTGGCGACCTTTTGCCGGCCCCAGGCACTATCGAGCTGTGGCTGATAAATGGCCTCGACGGCGCCGGGGGTCGCCGGGCGCGGCGGAGCTTTGCCCGTCCAGACGACGCGATAGATGCCGCCGTCGGTGCCGCGTCCCCCAGTGCAGAAATAGAGCCAGCCGTCGGGACCTACTTCGATGTCGGTGACATTCAGCGGGCGACCTTCGAGGAACACTTCGCTCTTGGCTTCATAGGTGCCGCGCGAGGGGGTCATCTTGATCGCCAAGATTTTTCCCTGCGACCAATCGCAGGCAAACAGCGCGTTGTGATAACGCAACGGCATCGAGTAGTGGTTGTAGACCACCATGCCGGTGGGCGAGCCGCGCCCGACATTCAATGTGGGGGGCAGAGCGTCATAGAAATACTCGGGCCAGTTGGCCCAACCACTGCGCCAGCCGAATTCGCCGCCGGCCGTGATGTGATTGATACGCGTGGGGCGATACCAGGGCAGTCCTTCGTCCCACTCCATGTCCGAATCGAAAGTAAACAAATCACCCTGGCGGTTGAAAGCCAGGTCGTAGGCATTGCGGAAACCGCCGGCCACGGTTTGCACGAAGCTACCTTCGGTGTCGGTCCGCAATACGACGCCGCCCGGCGCCTTGATGCCCACCGCATGACCGCCTGCGTCTTCATACCGCGGCTGTACCAGGTCCCCTTCGTACCAGTGATGATGGGGGCCTGCGCCTTCGACCGGTGAAATGCAACTGGTGTGGTTGCCGATCATGACATAGATCAGACCATCGGGCCCAAGCACCATGCCGTGCGGCCCGTGCTCGTGCATCTCGCCTTTGAACTTCAACAGCAGCTTGACCGTATCGGCCTGACGATCCTGATTCTCGTCGGTCAACCGATACATGCCGATCCCTTCAGGACCGTCGCCGATGGCGAAGACGTTGCCATTGAGCGGCAGAATGCCTTGGCAACTCTTTAGCTTGTCGCAGTAGGTGGCGGTTGTATCCGGAACGCCGTCCTGATCGTTGTCCGTGATGATCAGCAGTGGGCCTCCCTCGCGCGAGGCAAGGATCTCGCCGAATTCATTAAACGTCATCGCGATCAGCGAGCCGGTATCCTCCGCCTTCAAGACGCGCTCGACGCGAAATTCCGGCGCGATCGTAAAGCGTGCGACTTGCGCACCATCGGCAGCCGTGACTTGCTTGCCCCACGGAGCGGCCTCGCCGAACTCACCCAGGACTTGCGCCATGGGCCAGGCGGCATCGTCGAAACCGGGCTTCTCCCAACCGACCGTTTCATGATCGCTCGTGCGCCAAGTGGCATCGGTCGAATGCGAGACGTCGGTGCTCCCCTTTTGGCGCACCGTGACACGCGCCACCAGGCCGGCGCTTCCGGCGGTCGTGTTTTCGGCACGGACCGCGATCGTATTGGGCCCGGCTTGCAAGAAGCGTTGAATGTCGTAGCTCTTCAGCTTTTGCCATTCTTTGCCCGAGCCGACCAGGCGACCGTTCACGTACAGGTCATAACGATCGTCGCAAGTGATTTGCACTTTGCCTTGTTCGACATCTCCCATGTCGAACGACTTGCGGAAGAAGCAACTTTCGGTGGGCACCTGGTCCTTGGGGCTTTTCGCGGACCAGATCCACTGCGTCTCACCGGCGTCGACTTTGATTTTCAAAGTGTTTTGCGCGCGGGCCGAATCGGCGCACTGCGCGCCGCAGGCGAGAAGAATGATCGCGAATTTCGCGACGGTCGAGGCAGGCGAGTGCATGGCTAGTCATCCATGACAGGGGAAAAAATCCGTGCGAAGCGCTCCTGCCATCAGCAGGTGACGAATCGCACGATGAACCGCGCCGCTTTAACTGCGTCGATCTACATTGCGCGGCACACTTGCGTTGTTAACGAAGCAGCGCGCTCTTTAGATCAACGATTCCTTTCCTTCTGCCGTGGCGATGAAATCCCTTTCGCCGGGCAGCCCTTTAGAAATTTGCGGCGGTAGACTACCACCGATTGGCAATTTGGATCAACGTCGGTTATTGGCGCGGATTCCACAGGAGCAGGACATTTACTCGCACCGCAAGAAACAGGAGGACGAATCGCACGTTCTCACACGCGCGGATGATGCGCTAGCTACTCGTGCCAGCAGCGCACTGATGTCACGACAAACTCGTCGCGATCGGCAAAGTTTGCCAAATTCGCTCAATCCCCGACCGGCGCCACGCCGATATCTCCCGCGGCTCGATCTAACGCGCCGCGGTCCGACCGACTCGCGAGACACATACTCGCGCGCCGGTACCGCAAGCGTTCGATTTGCAGCCACCGGCGGCCACGGTCCGTCGAATTTGTTTCGCTAGCGGCAACGCCCCGATGCCAGCATGTGGGAGGATAACGTGAGTCAGCGACCCCTTATTCCGGTGATTTCCGGCTTCGTTGCCGCCGCAGGCCT
This window contains:
- a CDS encoding DUF1598 domain-containing protein, with protein sequence MCKRIAVALGRSAALFATILALDCALWSSASFAQQGLTSTGFFAGAVGGISINADGVLANAQQDNLHKLRDVRVKALAAVPGDLAQPTELRKISLRGLMATIDDYRLKNRDLPDDVKYLAGLQRLRYVFVYPEQNDIVLAGFGEGWKVGESGEIVGANTGRAVLLLDDLLVALRSAMQAAQGGISCSIDPTAEGLRRYQEAMKYQQTIGADPQATLRGIEQELGPQTITLTGVPATSHFARVLVAADYRMKRLAMNFDPPPINGLPSYLHMVKPGLKGSAMPRWWLATNYEPLLTDADGLAWELRGPGVKAMTEEDFLLEN
- a CDS encoding Ig-like domain-containing protein, with translation MLTVLFSAWRDHYHPASLVIGAVAMLCCLGGCDSPGTKTSAGAASSDAPADLRLTLNQIGSDPATSVDLVGLAANELQAFAALDEAQRATVLQVFVGAQANDDLPPITGATTVVDQALRFTPRYPFGAGLDYRVLLNRPQLSSTRNFAEPVTLQFSTAPVIAPTAEIAHIYPTADQLPENQLKFYLHFSAPMSRGEAYRHIHLVDAEGRDMPAVFLELGEELWDRDMQRFTLLLDPGRVKRGLVPREELGPVLEAGHDYTLVIDADWPDAHGRPLRSGLRKSFHAGAADETPIDITAWQIASPAAGTRDPLRVEFPEPLDHALLLRVLHVTSATDEPIAGQIDVPDGETHWRFTPDVPWPAGEYRLVIETTLEDLAGNAVGRAFDVDTFGPIRERIETETVARPFVVSASE
- a CDS encoding DUF1080 domain-containing protein, which gives rise to MPLRVLAQTFAFTVVTLIAFTARAAESDWKPLVHDSTLDGWIQRGGKALYRAENGEIIGTSVPKTSNSFLCTDRDYGDFELELEYKVDPTLNSGIQIRSQCFDQPTELKTADKTIRIPAGRVHGYQVEIDPSDRAWSCGIYDEGRRGWLNDLKKNEPAQKAFRQNEWNKVRVVCQGDSLRTWLNDVPAADLKDDMTKSGFIALQVHGVGDRSEPLEVRWRNIRIREL
- a CDS encoding rhomboid family intramembrane serine protease → MGLYDREYIRDDRPGFSLSGDRSMVTNLILVNVAVYLLDWMSGGALEDKLSLKADLFQHPWDCWQLLTAGFVHSHNLAHILVNMLVLYFFGREVEGIYGRMEFLRIYLGLIVLSSLAWVLVHFVEGEEFETMVGASGAVMGILVLYVLHFPKRMIYIWGVLPVPAWALAILYVGSDFLGFIGPPQRGGPRVAYETHLAGAALAAVYFYSHINLGRLLPGGLRGWRPKPQLRVHDPRLDGGESLEARVDALLDKVSRQGIDSLSDSERKMLEDASRRYQRRRS
- a CDS encoding HEAT repeat domain-containing protein; amino-acid sequence: MHSPASTVAKFAIILLACGAQCADSARAQNTLKIKVDAGETQWIWSAKSPKDQVPTESCFFRKSFDMGDVEQGKVQITCDDRYDLYVNGRLVGSGKEWQKLKSYDIQRFLQAGPNTIAVRAENTTAGSAGLVARVTVRQKGSTDVSHSTDATWRTSDHETVGWEKPGFDDAAWPMAQVLGEFGEAAPWGKQVTAADGAQVARFTIAPEFRVERVLKAEDTGSLIAMTFNEFGEILASREGGPLLIITDNDQDGVPDTTATYCDKLKSCQGILPLNGNVFAIGDGPEGIGMYRLTDENQDRQADTVKLLLKFKGEMHEHGPHGMVLGPDGLIYVMIGNHTSCISPVEGAGPHHHWYEGDLVQPRYEDAGGHAVGIKAPGGVVLRTDTEGSFVQTVAGGFRNAYDLAFNRQGDLFTFDSDMEWDEGLPWYRPTRINHITAGGEFGWRSGWANWPEYFYDALPPTLNVGRGSPTGMVVYNHYSMPLRYHNALFACDWSQGKILAIKMTPSRGTYEAKSEVFLEGRPLNVTDIEVGPDGWLYFCTGGRGTDGGIYRVVWTGKAPPRPATPGAVEAIYQPQLDSAWGRQKVATIQQKLGPKWDKELIGIASNPKNKPADRTRALDLMQLLGPFPTGDLLVKLSTDQFPEVRTKVAVLMGLHPDEKTARALISMLSDPDPGVARNACDAVVRSGGSAPVDKLLDLAVSPNRYVATAASRALQQSPRDEWQDVVLNSRKLREFLIGAAALEAVDADPDLARVVVARCGEFMKGYVSDPDFVDLLRLMQIAMHRGGLTVKDVPEVAKQLEREYPSRDLTINRELVRLLVHLQQSDIIPRMLEELESKDPMPDKIHTATHARFLESGWSTDQKIALLEFYEHSRDLNGGHSYGLYLDNFGRDFFAKFSEEEKMQVLAHGELAPTAALTALANLPENIGSDKLEQLIVLDGRLQTLEQPSAQRLRIGIVAVLARSGTPRAMSYLRERFDAEPNRRQDLAIGLAQQPGGENWEFLVRALPIVEGGIGREVIAQLTTVDRKPDQPEQIRQAILCGLRLGESGAKDAAVLLTKWTGEQLTSDSSWEATMAAWQNWFQEKHPDLPAPTLPKETAGNKWTVDEIVVFLASGEGMHGNRERGQEVFDRAQCVKCHRFGSRGEGIGPDLSTVSQRFQRKEIVESVIHPSHVISDQYASKTVQTERGMQFTGIVGEAGVGAVIVLQANGEKITIPRNEIDEIVPSQKSAMPEGLFNTLTLEEIADLFAYIAAPSGKPSTVAEGVDNQRVRVKQR